Part of the Amphiura filiformis chromosome 9, Afil_fr2py, whole genome shotgun sequence genome is shown below.
AATAGGTTTTGATCTGATTTAACACTTTACTCCAGTCGGGGTCACTGGGGTAAGGGGAATTTGATGGCGGCTGTCGCGTTCCAAATGTGTCCAAAAACGTTTTCTCTAtgagaatatattttgttaattttatttcggcTGAGATCAAAGGTAACTGGTGTTAATTCTGAAACAAATTCAAACGCTCAATAAAAGGCAACTTGATGGAGTGTCATCCATGATTAGCAAAATCtttgtgtccttgtccttttTGCCTTTCTCGGTCTGAGGGTAATTAGTAATTTTTCTCGAATAGGGAGTAGAATACTGATTTTATTTGGtaagtttttttgtttgttttttcaaattatatattttctttaTCTCAAAGGTGGTGCTAGGACAACTGCCTTGTTTCGATATGATAGGTCACAAATGATTAAAATCACAAATATTTTCAAATCTAAAAATAAGTCAACTTAACAGTATCATGAGTCTGGACTTTGACTCACAAACAAGAAGATAAAGAAAACCATGGGAAGACAAAATAATATTTAGACCATTCATTTCTACTTCAAAGTCAATCAGCGAACTATTAAATATTAAAAGATctaatttttgttttgtatttttgggaaaaaatccatatcttcaatacgaaaggtcaaaattttcaattgattgttggcttttcatcccagctgcatacactttaagtacatatcattagatttagaaagtttactttgaggactgttaaatatcaaaaatataaaattttaataatttgtaataaaatttgtattatatctcaaatttcaaaaaatccaaattatttgatatcagaaggacattcctggtattcagaatgcaatttcatatgcctggtgtactctcagcttccATAAAAAATACCGTGTAAATGTTAATATCTGATTCCTTAAGATTTCttagttttttttggttttttatgattttgtgccCCCAAGAGGACTCTGTAGGTCCTACATTTTGTGGTTCTGGAAGGAACATTCAGTAATAAATTTAAATGCTCCTTTAATTTGTTAAATAGACCTAGCTTATATCTTTCTGATTCTAAAATTCCttcataaaattagtattatatcgcaaatttcccttcagaaaatctatactttgactaaaTTTCTCATaatcagaattcaattcgatatgtctgatgtgctctcatgtcccacaaaaaatgctatcGAAacattcataccagagcccttaacagTAAATCTGAAATTGCAagtcatttttgttcttttcagccactttagACGCCCTAaattgatttcatccctaatgtAATGTTGCAGAAAACAAATCACATGTTTCTCACTTGGTGTCATTTTAACAATTTTCAGAGTCTCCGTTCATCAAACAAGAGAGAGTTATGCAAGGTTCACACTCTTTCACAAATGTCAAACGATTATTATTGTCACACATGTGAAAAGCCCATCTGCAGAGATTGTTCAAACTTGAAAACCATGTGCCGTGATCATCATACAGTATACTTGAGTGATGCAGCAAAAGAGCATAAAAAAATCTTAGAGGACAAAGCTGAACTGCTGGCATCTAAACAAAAAGAAGTTAAAGATGCCATAGCTGAGATCAACTCTTTTCAAAGAGGATGTGCAGTGGCGGTAGAGGCAAAAGTACAAGAAATATCCAGAGAAAAACAGCAGCATTCCAGCAAGTTTGAAGAAGCAGCAAAGAAACAACAGCAAAGACAAAAAGAGATAGCCAAAAAGCTTGCTGAAACAACAGCAGAATTATTTGAAAGAGAGATTCAGCTGCAACAGGCCATAGAAGAAGTTTCAAGAACAAAGGAGTGTGAAGATGACCACTTTGTGTCTGGGAAGTTTGCCAATCTTGTAAAGAATGTAGAGAAGTTAAGTCAAATCCAACCCAAAAAGCTGACTGAAGATGAAAAAGCTGAGTTGCGGGACATTGGGAATATTGCAGATATGCCTCTTCCGGATGGCAGTTACAAGATTCAAGGCAAGTAATTTTGAAaagatcatacagggtgtccctgaaagaactgtgtcGTCATAAAcatgccacaactaaacataactaaataactgatgtggttgaggtCGGAATAAattagctatcacatactttttgaattttgacaattgaccacaccatttttaaaatataagaattttgaaactccctcattttcacatctttccaccgattcaaatatcaatcgatgatctgtattcggagtgctaatcactgcgcatcatcagcgcatgaggtgtCTATATTGtctttgatagatatttgactccatgGAATGGATtgaaatgaggtagtttcgttaAATTctattatttcaaaaacggagcggtcaattgtcaaaattcaaaaagtatgtgatagctgatatatatTCCTGAACCATATCGGTTATTTAGTAATGTTTGGTTTATTCATTAAAATACACAAACAATTCAGTTcccgatgatacagttctttcagggacaccctgtaaccATGATTTCCTATATAGAAAATagcaaatttcataaatgtataTAGCCTActtttaatgaaaaatgaaaacagcAACTAAGCATATAGCTTagttattattttaaaaagattAGAAGGCCATTTGCCCATGTCTGAAAATCTTCAGgctcactgcaaaaacagtgtctagaaagtgaaggcaagaatgtgtttagaaacattatgtttagaatatggatgtcagatgtttagaaattgaacaccatcactgaccaataatcagaaatttgacacatgatgttcaacttctaaacgtgtttacaaagtgaaggcaaaattgtgtttagaaaagtgtttaatttttaaacactgtttttgcaaatGTTCACTATGCAGGTTTTTGCCCGAGGGTCCCACATTATTTCTAACACTGTCTATATTTATCTTAATTTCTTAGGTGTGGATACCTTACGTCTGATTCTCATAGGCCTCACAGGGGCTGGGAAAAGTACTACTGGCAACAACATTCTGGCACCTGCTTACCTATCCAAGGAAGCACCGCAATATGGCAAAAGTGGTATGTGGGGAACAATAAAACGTCCTTTGAAGATTAGCGCAAGTGGAGGTTCTGTTACTTCAAAATGTGAAAGAAAGAAAGCTCAAATTCAGGGTCGCTTGGTTACTGTCATTGATACTCCTGGATTCTATGATACTAAGAAGAATTATGAGAGCACCATCACTGAAATCCTGAACTGCATGTATCTCTCAGCTCCAGGCCCTCATGCTATTTTGCTTACCATTCGGTTAGGACGTCACACAGAAGACGATATCAAAGCGGTTGAACTCATGAGATGTATGTTTGGCGAAGATTCCATCAAGTTTCTCATGATTGTCTTCACTGGAGCTGATGAGTTGAAGCTTAATGATGAAAATATAGAAGATGTGGTTGCAAATTTAGAGGGGCCAATTCAAGATTTACTGCATAGATGTGAATATCGGTATGTACCTTTTGATAACAAAGCAAAGCCTCTGTCAGGAGAGAATTCAAACCAGATCAGCAATCTCTTGACAATGGCTGAAGATATTGCCAAAAGTAATGATGGAAAGTGCTTTAAGGATAATCTGTCCTCCAGGGTAGCAGAAATGATAGAAAAGAAGCTTAACCAAACACAAGAGCAGATCAAGACACTGACACAGATGAAGATGGAACTTGAGAAGAAACTaaaagaaactgaaagaaaactgAAGGAAGGAGAAAATCTAGCAGAGATGGAAAAGGCTGAATTGAGGCAACAAATAGAAGACCTGAAAAGCGAAATAGAGGAAAATAGAGAAGATGCTTCATGAACGGACACTTGCATCAGAACAACCAAAAGTCATGTTGATAGAAGATGAAGCAacagttggcatggttggaggTAAGTTTTATTGTGGGATGTAAACTGATGCAAATATCTTTAGCTTTGAGTTCCAACACTGACCATGAACATATGAGATCTAGGCTTGTCCATGAAAAATACAGTACTATTTTGAATTTGCATTGTTATATTAAATCTAGAAAGACTGAAAGCCGAATTACCTTTATATATTACAAGTTCACAGAAATATACACAATTAACACACTTGTCTATAATTTGAAAAAAGTGAATTATTTATTGGAAATATATATTGcttgaacatgtaaaatacaaatgATGATAATCACTGCTTTATGATTACTACAACAGAAATTCTATTCTACTTGCCTTTTCATGACAAGAGAGACTATAAAAATTCTGTATTACATTCTAGAAAAACCAAGGCCGAATTACCTCTTCCAAGATCACACAAATATACACAATATTAACactataattaaaaacaaaataattatttattgaaAGCATAGGATGCTTGGACAATGCTTTTGTACATAAAAAATGAATCACTGGCAAATCAAAATTAGCATCATGCATTTTTAGAAGGTGAGCAAAAGGTAggccaacttttaagggggacaAACTTTCACAAAAATAATggtaaaaaatgggctaaaaatacaaaaaaaaggcctaaaaatctaaaaatatcagggcggccagcatcccacaggtggaaagagggggcaagacttctcacggggagggaggggggaatcattatataaacacagccaaaataaaaagtctccactagttccatccccatttaatcagagcctgatgagtttatggcaaaataattcatctaataattttctatacactttccctcgcaggttgatatcaaatttgatatcaaaagtttaatcatcgtgagcgctggaaccgttgtttggaaattcgtgcaattttaaaaatgacatagggaattgtatcacgtagcagagctcgcgtgagtgccaagaattacgtcgcctgaataggccggcaggttaatggtttccccatgcatgtcaaaatgcaagtCACAATTGTGCACAGGCAAGTGTACAacgattcctgtacgggttgctttaggccacataataagctgataccatgcattggattttgcgtggtcaattcgtaatttgtcatttttgaaattacacaaatttccaaacaacggctcctctgctcacgatgattaaacttttgatatcaaatttggtatcaacctttgaaggaaagtgtatagaaaattattatatcaaTTAATTTGCCATACActtatcagactctgattaaatggggatggaaagTCTACACAAATGTGTCATTATATGTGCCTACACACCAAAAAATTGATTTGTATCAAAAGTAATCAATGTAATAAGAACAATAATTTGGATGATGTTTGTGCAAGCTCAGCCTCAATTGCAAATCTAAGCTGGGATAGCCCTTTCCATGGGACAATTTGGTACTCTTTGACATTATAATTTTATAGGACATGTAGGATACAAACTGACAGCCCATTTCAAGAAAATGGTTTAACATACCTTTTTTCCCATCTATGTACCTCAATTTCTTATAATGTTTTATGTTGAGATGCATGTTTGTGGTAATttaataagtaaataataattattgaaaatactCTGTTTGTCTCTGACCAATTGTAATAGATTTGGAGAAGAGACTACAAAAAGCTGAAGATGCAGGCAATGAAGACCGGAATCAATTAGAGGAAAAAGTAGCAACTCTGGAAGCCCAGATGAAAGAAAAGGATAGGACAATTAAAGAACAAGTTAAGGAGCTTCAAGAAAAAGACACAAAACTTCAGGAACTGCAAGATCAGCATGGAGCTGTTCAGGAAAATGGAGGCAGAGAATTGGAGAATGCTCAACATGATgttaatggtaggcctataaataagtgATGACCTTGGGACTACAATTATTGAATACCAGTGAGGAAGAAGGGCACAactcaatcaaaactttttttttgagatattaagaaaaaactaatatttggaaaagttttagagACATAATGTTTTCAaggttttcatcttcaggggaccttacATACATGTGAAATCATGATGTTCCCATAGCATTAAAGGTACAGATCTTGAATACAAGCCAGAGTTTAGGCCTTTTCCCACTAATATACTACAAGTGGTAGTTCCATAAGCAGATGTGTtacaaatagctacagaaatttgtaattatttattacttgcacaagtagaagcatgtaatacatataaaatgttaacaagaaagtttattgtagtgaaaagcagatttcaagGATAAACAAAACTccactttaacccaatatttgtggaagaaagggccaactccatggagttgggcctttcttccatgaaaaccatgcaTGATACTtgcatggaagactatttagagagtggatttgggCCCTTCTTTCACACACAGGGAAGAactgtctgctggcaataaaatgctgggtctaactcatgtTTGTAAAAaagtggagttgggcccttctatATACTTAGGTTTTCAATTACTTCATAAACATTGCTGCTGATTATTCCtcacaaaaaatgtcaaaagtatGTATACCAAAAACTCGCATTATGATTTTgatttaggcccttcacaattaattcttagtttcctgtttcatggttgaaaaccagggatgaggcgacttttaattattaattattaattatcttttattttctttgttttaaaataagtggtcgcaacctacatcaagccattttgacaaggagcatgcatttaattattttactactatgtttgattttatacataagtaatggtacaattaggttctatgtttattcatcattatagatgatatgattaaagtcagaaagtagcaaatggtagtcattaaaagttatttttaaagagaaaatccaaaatataaataaaataattaaatattttgcaattctctactttggacgcgggcgggaaacaggaaactaagaatcaattgtaattggccttatagCTCAACCTCTTTTAtttggccatgatgggaccacgCTCTGGCgatggataagtgaaaaatctggataaaTGAATTttgtgtaattctgcattgaaagATTATGCAACACATGGTAATAATACTGAAAGACAAGCCCGTAACAAGGGGGCTGGGGTGGActcccaccccccaaaaaaaatggtTGGCCCTGGTTAAGGGCCTGCTGAAAGATGATATTTGAGTGACATTTTATGCAACATAGATGTCATTCTGAAGGTGCCAaagcattaaaaaaacatttcctCAAAATGTCCACATCTGGATAACATTAACAGAGAGATCTGTATAAGTCTAGATATTAAAGGGAGGTTGAACTGTAATATGGTTCTAGTGCAATGATGATCTTGGATATGCAGGGAAACGAAATCGCCATGCCATTATGTGCTGTGCCTATATCTAGAAAGTGTTAATATATTCAAATGAATTATATTaaatagagggggggggggggtgacctAATTTAAAGGGGTAACCTTATTAGTTTagaatatggattgtcttcaaacttgcatacaatttcaaatattgtcccctttatgcatctatgagaaaacaagaacattgtcagcataaatgtgaataattagcacaattagcaagccaatatgtTGGCTATACATTTTAGTCTGACATCCCGAAACAACACTGTGTGCCAAGTCATGTCCCAATGTTTagccataccactacgcccaaATATCATTCTTAACAAAATATCTCATAGTTTTTGATTTAAATCTCCCCTGAAGTATAATATTCACCCCTGAAGTATAATATTCACCCCTGAAGTATAATTCGCCCCTGAAGCCCCTTTTTAATCATTTTTGCCAATGAGAAAAATTGCAGCGAAGTGGGGggtgatgatgctgtcgatcgggttacagaCCCTTAAATTAAGACACAAAAATTCAATTATTGATTTTGCAGATGTGCCACCTGAGGAAGGAAAAAAAGGTTTTCGCTGTTTCATCCTATGAAGTTACCATGGAAATGAAGATGAAGTTGTTGTGTGCAAATATTTGTGAGTGGGATGGAGTTTGTACAGAACTCTTGGTTAAAAAGTTTACAAAGGTTGTTCCGTAGTAAAAGATTGTAAATCAACATGAATGAAATACAAAATCAATTTGCTAGCGAAGTGTTTTTGCATCTCTTTGGTAACTGGGAGAGGGGCAGCTTGAAAAAATAAGCTgcaaatacaacaacaacattttttaaatgttgtcaacatgttattgcaaaataatttttggcaaacatttttgcaaaatagagttttggaattaaatctaatactggaacttactttttgcaactattgcgacgttgcgtcgcAATagttcatcaggcaactgacccgttggactggtcacgtgatagacggctaggtattgacccgatggcccggtcccatgcatgagataaattGGAATCTCAACATCCTTCAAACCAGTTAACACGCTTGGCGGAAACTTGTGAATGTGAAGGACAAGCAACCGAAGGACAAACGCTCAAACTTAGTGTATGGGGTTGTGTGCGGTGATACCGATTGCTCTGCGGCTTATGTTGGAGAAACCAAACAGGCGTTAAAAACCCGCATTGGTCAACATAGGAGACCAAGTACCAACGAAGCCCAAAACTCTGCTGTTTACCTCCATTTAAAGGACACTGGACACTCAATTAAGAACGAGGAAGTTGTTATTCTTGATaaggaggaacaatggcataggagaggcataaaagaagccatttgggaacgcattgagccaccgtcactgaacaagaaagggggactcaatttatctcatgcatgggaccgggccatcgggtcgatacctagccgtctatcacgtgaccagtccaacgggtcagttgcctgatgaagtctggtggttccagacgcataGCGTcataatagttgcaaaaagttccagtattagatttaattccaaaactctgtttgaaactactggatgactaagaacattcactcatttttgcaaaatattttgtcaccacttaaagccatatgtgatgcgatcaagcaaaatgggtCTGATGTcgaacaaaatcaaaattcagttttcaatctcattatttgagccattctcagagctttattttgctgaaaaccccatcataattagacttacagagatatggccattttagtgttgctcataaATGTttgtagcttttactgtcagatatgtccacttttaatttCGAGCTGAACAACTGAACAACTGAGCAaacaagaaaattggaatttactaccagcgccgatgtcgccaatgcgtgtcacaCCATCGGTTGTGCTATGGtatggtcctttgatgtgtgaaTGACCATCCAGCACGCCATGTACGCACTGTGTTGTGAACATTGCGCACGTGTTCGACTAATCTTTGCATCGTAATAATTAAGCGATGGTTCCTGCATTTTATTagaaatctcagattttgacaaaactatagtcttgatttttgcagggtatgttaatttaataaagtacattataattgtgtaaaaacagCACTTTGAAAAATACTgaaggcatcctcctcagcaaatgttacaatatggctttaataacattatgttagaatattttgccccaagttttcaaaaatgttttctaaatattattaaaacattttataccctgacaattaaacattttctgtgaaatgttttgtgtttgttgggtatatGCACAATCTCAAAATAATCAGGTGTATGACAGGGGTGGCATACTGCTTTGGTACAGGTGCTCCAAAACTTTGTTGTCATGATGTATcacaaaacaatgtgcacatTATTAACCTCATGTGccttgcaaataaataaataattgcctCAAAACAGGTCTGAAATTATA
Proteins encoded:
- the LOC140160257 gene encoding uncharacterized protein, yielding MLHERTLASEQPKVMLIEDEATVGMVGDLEKRLQKAEDAGNEDRNQLEEKVATLEAQMKEKDRTIKEQVKELQEKDTKLQELQDQHGAVQENGGRELENAQHDVNDVPPEEGKKGFRCFIL